A window of Lusitaniella coriacea LEGE 07157 genomic DNA:
AAAATTGGCAATTTTTGGAGCGACGGGCTATAATTTGGGCAGGTGCGTCGATTGGGCGGCTGAAACCTTTACCAGATCTGGGCTGTCAGACGAACTCCCTACTGATTGGGTCAAATCAGATTAGTTGGAAACCAGCTAGCGGGGCAAGACCAAATCAGTTTGCGGTATTCCCTACTGATTGGGTCAAATCAGATTAGTTGGAAACTCCTTTTTCCTCTTTTCTTTGAAGAAGTTTACGCTTCCAGCTACCCTACTGATTGGGTCAAATCAGATTAGTTGGAAACGGTTCTACTGTGCGGTAGGCTCGGTATTCGCACCCTACTGATTGGGTCAAATCAGATTAGTTGGAAACTTTCATGAGTCAAAGTCCTTGTAAACTAATGTGTTCGGAATCCCTACTGATTGGGTCAAATCAGATTAGTTGAAAACTCGGTGTGGTGCTACTTTGAGCGTTCCCACTGAAACCCTACCGACTGGGTTAAATCGGAATAATTGAACGTAAAACAGGGGCGCAAGCATTGCGCCCCTACCTTTGCTAAAGAAAAATTTTCAGGTACTCAAAAGAAAGGAAATCTATAGCAGTTGCCAAAACAGTTAGGACACAGCAAAAGCACCAAGCCTTTCCCTTCTGCTCTCTGCCCTCTTCCTCCTGCCTTTTGCTATATCATGCGCGAACCTTCGTGCGCTTCAACTTCTGCGAGTAGAACGAAGCCGCCTCTTCCCCCCTGGCGCATTCCTGAGCGAATTTAATCAAATGGTGTCCCACCAATCCAACGTGAATTAACCCTTCAATTTGACCCGTTTTCAACTTTGGATACGCCATTTTCCAAAATGTTTGGCGATAACTGCCCAGTACGCCTATCCGAAACAGAATATTGCCCAAGATCGTTAATCCTTTCCGAATATTCTTTGCAGACACCCGCGCGGGACTGTTGGGAACCTTAATCCGATTGGGATAAGTATGCTCCATGTTGTAAGCAAATCGCTGATACAAAAACTCCGGTTCGTAGGCAGTTGTAACGCAATCTCGCCACATTTGTACAACCTGTTCGTAGGGTAAGAGAAACTCAACATTGGATTCCCGATTTTCACCAGAAACCAACCGTCCCTCCTCTTCCAATCTTCGCCACAGGGGAGTTCGAGGCAAAGCGTGGAGAAGATTAATTGTCAGCATGGGAATATTCGAGAGGCGAATAAACTCTAAGATGCGTTCGCCTGTATCTGGCGTATCTGTATCGAGTCCAATGATAATCCCAGAAACGACTTCCATTCCGTAGCGATTAAAAGTCGCGATCGCGTCCAAAATTGGCATACTCAGATTATGCTGTTTGGAGATAGATTTGAGCGCATCGGTTTCCGGGGTTTCAATTCCGCAAAAAACCGTACAAAAATAAGCTTCTCGCATCATTTCCAACAGCTTAGGACTTTGCGCCAAATTCAAGGTCGCTTCGCAAGCAAACTGCACCGGATAACCATTCCGTTTCTGCCAGTCAATCAAATGTGGCAACAGTTCCATCACCGCGCGGCGATTGCCCACAAAGTTATCATCTACAAAGTAAATTGCACCGGGGTTGCCCATTTCCAGCATGGCATCGAGTTCCGCAACAACCTGTTCCGGGGGTTTTAAGCGGGGGTTACGACCGTAGAGTTCCGGAATATCGCAAAACTCGCAACGATAGGGACAACCGCTTGAAAATTGGATGTTGGCGAGAAAATATTTATCGAGATCGACCAGATGATAGGCGGGAATGGGAAATTCGCTTAAAGGGAGGCGTTCTTTGGTTTCAAAACGAACTTGTCGTTCGGGACGTTCGGCGTGTAAGTCCATGTATTCGATCATGTTGTCCGTTGCATCTCCGAGTTCCCCAATGTGCAACAAATCGAAGTTGGGGTAATATTCCGGACACCCAGAGACGGAGGGTCCCCCAATGGCAGTTATTTTCCCTTCTCGATGCGCCAATTCGTTGATGCGATTAATTTGGGGTCGCTGAATGTGCATTCCACTGACAATGACGACATCCGCCCATTGGTAGTCCGCTCTTGTCGCCAGACTAATATTCTCGTCAACAAAACGCACTTCCCAAGTTTTCGGGAGATATGCCGCAACAATCAGAATGCCTTGAGGCGGCATGAAAGCACGAACTCTCCTCATTAAAGGGTAAGCGTGGTGTAGCGTGCCAAAAGACCGAGCATATTTGGGGAAGACGCAAAGAACCCGCCTGGGATTGCGGGGAACGTAAGGCTCTCTTTGAACCGTCATTTCAGGAACGGGTTTCTCAAATTCCTTTAAGCTCGCCGTCACCATAGGACTCTTCCTCGCGCGTATTGACCGGGTTTTTTCCTAATGTACAACCGAATCGAAAATTTTGTCTTCTCTCTAGAATTTCGTTCGGCACTCTGCCTACTACGCGATCGCGAGAGGTTAACCTTCTTTGCCTAAAGCTTGAGCGCGCTGATACGCCGCATAGACCGCCTCAATTGCCGCCGCACGAAACCCACCCCGTTCTAGGGCTGCCACTCCTGCAATGGTCGTCCCGCCGGGACTGGTGACACGATCTTTTAGCTGGGCGGGATGAATATCTTCCTCCTGGAGGAGTTTTGCCGTACCGAGAACGGTTTGGAGTGCCAGTTGCGACGCGATCGCGCGAGGCAACCCCGCTTTAACCCCCCCATCGGCGAGGGCTTCCACCATCAGGGCAACATATGCCGGCCCCGAACCTGAAAGTCCGGTGACTGCATCCATTAACGACTCGGACACCTCCACTACTCGACCCACTGCGCCAAAAATCTTCTTTGCAAGTTCGAGATGTTCGGGTTTAACCAGTTTACCGGGCGCGATCGCGGTAATTCCCGCGCCAACTGTTGCAGGAGTATTTGGCATCGCCCGAATGACAGGCTGTTCGGCAAAGGCAATTTCCAATCGATTCAACGACACGCCCGCCAAAATAGAAAGTACTAGCACGTTGGAGTTAACGGTTTCCCGACTCCCTATATCTGCAACAACCGCACTCAAAATTTGCGGTTTTACTGCCAACACAATCGTTTCTGCCGCCGCCACTTCCCGATTATTGGTCGTCACCCCAACCCGATAGCGATCCTGCAAAAAAGTACGCCGTTCTGGTGAAGGATCGCTCACCACAACAGCGTCTGGATCGTAAATTTTCTCAGCAAGCAGGCGAGATAATAGCGCTTCTCCCATTACCCCGCCCCCAATTAAACCAAACAAAATAGACACTGGACGAAGGGGTAGATGACCAATAGAAAGATTTTCCTATAACGAAACTTCCTGTAACCCGATAAACGATAGGAGGATTACAGGTTCTCGATAGTTTGTCGAATTGCCCTTTCCTATTGTGCCATCCGAGCTTGTTCCATTGCCCAAGACTGATTCGCAACCGACCCGTGAGAGGAAGATACGGGAACAGACGGTGCTTCGTGAACCACGCCGGCTTGGGTTGTCACTTGAACGCAACTTGGCGTGAACAGGAAAATGCTTTCCCCAATCCGCTCTTGATGACCGTCGATGGCATAAGTTCCACCCGCAACAAAATCAACAGCACGCTGCGCTTCATCGGGATCGATAATCGTTAGATTGAGAACGACGGATTTGCGTTCCCGCAATGCCTGAATTACTTGAGGCATTTCCTCAAAAGAACGGGGTTCTACAACCACTACTTCTGACAGACCAGCGGCGGCACCGGGCATTCCAATGACGTTATTTCTTGGTGTTGATGAAGTCATTCCTGTTTCCGAATTGATGGTTACGCGATTTCTTCTGCGGTTTTGGCGCTCTTCTTCTAGAGCAACTGGAGTTTCTTCTGGGTAAGCATTTTGGTATTCGCTATTATCTACCTCTTCCTCATAATATTCATAATCATCAGCCTCATTGAGACTGACAAAATCTCGGAGCTTTGTAAAAATGTTCACAATTCACCTTTCCTCAATACTTCAGTTAGGATATTAGCAACTCGCTTATCCAAAGACAAAACGCTTTTTTTCGGGTCTAACCTTTGAGTTTTCAAAAGATTTGACTCAAATCCGCTCAAGAGCGAATCGCAATGACTGAATTAATCCCTTTACCTCAAAGTAAAATTAATTCAACAAAGGTTATAGCGTATCATATCAAGTTTCTCGTAAGCTCAATCAGCTTTAAAAACTTTAATAAGCAGGATTATACCCCCTAAATTCTCCGTTGAATGGAAAACATGATATTTTCCGATCGCGCCCAAAGGGATTAAAGCAACTCTAACGACGGTCTGAGAGGTTTTCTAGGGGTTTCTCTCGCCAAAAATAGTCCGTCCCAAGCGAACCATCGTTGCTCCCGCACGAACCGCGAGGGGATAGTCGCCAGACATTCCCATCGAAAATTCTTGCATTTTCAGATTGG
This region includes:
- the proC gene encoding pyrroline-5-carboxylate reductase, which codes for MSILFGLIGGGVMGEALLSRLLAEKIYDPDAVVVSDPSPERRTFLQDRYRVGVTTNNREVAAAETIVLAVKPQILSAVVADIGSRETVNSNVLVLSILAGVSLNRLEIAFAEQPVIRAMPNTPATVGAGITAIAPGKLVKPEHLELAKKIFGAVGRVVEVSESLMDAVTGLSGSGPAYVALMVEALADGGVKAGLPRAIASQLALQTVLGTAKLLQEEDIHPAQLKDRVTSPGGTTIAGVAALERGGFRAAAIEAVYAAYQRAQALGKEG
- a CDS encoding B12-binding domain-containing radical SAM protein; the protein is MTVQREPYVPRNPRRVLCVFPKYARSFGTLHHAYPLMRRVRAFMPPQGILIVAAYLPKTWEVRFVDENISLATRADYQWADVVIVSGMHIQRPQINRINELAHREGKITAIGGPSVSGCPEYYPNFDLLHIGELGDATDNMIEYMDLHAERPERQVRFETKERLPLSEFPIPAYHLVDLDKYFLANIQFSSGCPYRCEFCDIPELYGRNPRLKPPEQVVAELDAMLEMGNPGAIYFVDDNFVGNRRAVMELLPHLIDWQKRNGYPVQFACEATLNLAQSPKLLEMMREAYFCTVFCGIETPETDALKSISKQHNLSMPILDAIATFNRYGMEVVSGIIIGLDTDTPDTGERILEFIRLSNIPMLTINLLHALPRTPLWRRLEEEGRLVSGENRESNVEFLLPYEQVVQMWRDCVTTAYEPEFLYQRFAYNMEHTYPNRIKVPNSPARVSAKNIRKGLTILGNILFRIGVLGSYRQTFWKMAYPKLKTGQIEGLIHVGLVGHHLIKFAQECARGEEAASFYSQKLKRTKVRA
- a CDS encoding cell division protein SepF, whose amino-acid sequence is MVNIFTKLRDFVSLNEADDYEYYEEEVDNSEYQNAYPEETPVALEEERQNRRRNRVTINSETGMTSSTPRNNVIGMPGAAAGLSEVVVVEPRSFEEMPQVIQALRERKSVVLNLTIIDPDEAQRAVDFVAGGTYAIDGHQERIGESIFLFTPSCVQVTTQAGVVHEAPSVPVSSSHGSVANQSWAMEQARMAQ